The Tenebrio molitor chromosome 5, icTenMoli1.1, whole genome shotgun sequence genome has a segment encoding these proteins:
- the Taf5 gene encoding transcription initiation factor TFIID subunit 5: protein MNTDDMDKSQIAAVLQILKRYNLRGTEELLRREANIASSLGDGSLQQNSDVSSVLTGYKSDGDPETYEDSYMELKRFVENSLDIYKHELGMILYPVLVHMYLELVYNGHTEKAINLMKKFGPEQDPYYQEDLRKLSLVTKRDHMNGNELTDTFKSNQFIIRMSRDTLSLLKRHLNDKKASVLLNIIQEHLYFDMYEGVARNKSQIDATSGAVGGEAKRQDNKTKVYYGIPKAPDIQSLAAPVEDEEEGGEQDNPDKPKKKKAKKDPLFSKKTKNDPNAPPTDRIPVPDLKDNDKLEKIKAYREASKRVTLGPEYLPSVCCYTLLNANYTVTCAEITEDSSMLAVGFSDSIVKVWTLVPQKLKSMKTAEQLQDVNVDAEDVLARMMDERSGETSRSLYGHAGTVNSVSFSPDRSLLLSCSEDTTIRLWSLQIWTCLVVYKGHMFPVWDVKFSPLGYYFASTSYDRTARLWATDHYQPLRLFAGHFSDVDCVQFHPNSNYVATGSSDRRVCLWDCTSGNHVRLMTGHKAPIMSLAFSVCGRFLASAGADCKVLIWDLSHGHLVAELTGHQKTIHALAFSRCGNILVSGGLDCMLKVWDFTKLTEEISSEEVNVSHNPDVRIGDDYLLRSFATKSSPLISLHFTRRNLLLAVSMFDGVSS from the exons ATGAATACTGATGACATGGACAAGTCACAAATTGCAGCGGTTCTGCAGATTTTAAAAAGATACAATCTCAGA GGCACAGAAGAACTTCTTAGGAGAGAGGCAAACATAGCTAGTAGTTTGGGTGACGGTTCCTTGCAGCAGAATTCAGATGTTAGTAGTGTCTTAACAGGGTATAAAAGTGATGGTGACCCAGAAACTTATGAAGATTCCTACATGGAATTGAAGCGTTTTGTTGAAAACTCATTAGATATATACAAACATGAATTGGGCATGATTTTGTACCCAGTTCTAGTACACATGTATTTAGAACTTGTTTATAATGGCCATACAGAGAAAGCAATAAATTTGATGAAAAAGTTTGGGCCAGAACAAGACCCTTATTATCAAGAAGATCTCAGAAAGTTATCTTTGGTGACAAAGAGGGATCATATGAATGGCAATGAACTGACAGATACTTTCAAGtctaatcaatttattattagaaTGTCTCGTGATACTTTATCTTTGTTAAAGAGGCATTTAAATGACAAAAAAGCATCAGTTTTGCTTAATATAATACAGGAGCacttatattttgatatgtaTGAAGGAGTGGCAAGAAATAAGAGTCAAATAGATGCAACATCAGGAGCTGTAGGGGGTGAAGCAAAGCGccaag atAATAAAACAAAGGTGTATTATGGAATACCTAAAGCACCAGACATCCAATCTTTGGCAGCCCCTGTTGAAGATGAAGAAGAGGGTGGTGAACAAGATAATCCTGACAAACCTAAGAAAAAGAAGGCTAAAAAGGATCCcttgttttcaaaaaagacCAAAAATGATCCAAATGCACCACCAACAGATAGAATTCCTGTCCCTGATTTAAAAGATAATGATAAATTGGAAAAGATAAAAGCTTACAGAGAGGCTTCAAAGAGAGTGACTTTAGGACCAGAGTATCTGCCTTCAGTCTGTTGCTATACATTATTAAATGCTAATTACAC CGTTACGTGTGCCGAAATTACTGAAGATTCTAGTATGTTAGCAGTCGGATTTAGCGATTCAATTGTCAAGGTGTGGACTTTGGTACCCCAGAAATTAAAATCTATGAAAACTGCTGAACAGCTCCAGGATGTTAATGTTGATGCAGAGGATGTTTTG GCGAGGATGATGGACGAGAGATCAGGGGAGACCTCCAGATCGCTGTACGGCCACGCGGGGACCGTCAATTCAGTATCATTCTCTCCCGACCGCTCCCTACTCCTCAGCTGCTCCGAAGACACAACCATCCGCTTGTGGAGTCTCCAAATTTGGACATGCTTGGTCGTTTACAAAGGCCACATGTTCCCAGTCTGGGACGTGAAATTTTCCCCCTTGGGCTACTACTTCGCTTCGACCTCGTACGACAGAACCGCCCGACTCTGGGCGACGGACCACTACCAACCCCTTCGCCTCTTCGCCGGCCACTTCTCGGACGTCGAC TGTGTCCAGTTCCACCCCAATTCGAACTACGTGGCCACCGGATCCAGCGACAGACGCGTCTGCTTGTGGGACTGCACCTCAGGGAACCACGTCCGGCTGATGACCGGACACAAAGCTCCCATAATGTCTTTGGCTTTCAGCGTGTGCGGTCGGTTTCTGGCGTCGGCGGGGGCCGACTGTAAAGTCCTGATCTGGGACTTGTCCCACGGACATCTGGTTGCGGAGCTCACCGGCCACCAGAAGACCATCCACGCCCTCGCTTTCAGCAGGTGCGGAAATATTTTGGTTTCAGGGGGGCTCGACTGCATGCTCAAAGTCTGGGACTTCACCAAACTGACCGAAGAAATCAGTTCGGAGGAAGTGAACGTGTCGCACAATCCGGACGTTCGGATTGGGGACGACTATTTGCTAAGGAGCTTCGCCACTAAAAGCTCCCCCCTCATCAGTCTCCACTTTACAAGGCGAAACTTGTTGCTGGCTGTTAGCATGTTTGATGGTGTTAGTTCTTAG
- the LOC138130567 gene encoding chromobox protein homolog 1-like — MAKKKLEDSESEEEYSVEKIIDRRVVNGKVEYFLKWKGYSEEDNTWEPEDNLDCPNLIAEFEKSRKAKAKGSSSSKSKGRTRVNSTSSVDSDSEKKKKEEKKKSKSRISPENDEKSEKKPKSRPKKKLVDSDDSDDEPKSKKARRLSNSEEEKENSKKDADSDAENNSKSDNKNKSDSSEDDEEKAKKKKKSDKKTKSDSSDNEEEKQKRKRKSESKSEKSKDKSTKSKQKVGFERGYQAEKIIGASDTTGQLMFLMKWKGTDETDLVPAKEANVKCPQIVIQFYEERLAWHTPDES; from the exons ATGGCCAAAAAGAAGCTAGAAGACAGTGAAAGCGAGGAAGAGTACTCAGTGGAGAAAATTATCGACAGAAGAGTGGTAAACGGTAAAGTGGAGTACTTTCTCAAATGGAAAGGTTATTCTGAGGAAGATAATACATGGGAACCAGAAGACAACCTTGATTGCCCAAATCTGATAgcagaatttgaaaaatcaaggaAGGCTAAAGCGAAAGGTTCTTCCAGTAGCAAAAGTAAAGGTAGAACTCGGGTAAATTCAACATCATCAGTAGATTCAGACAGTGAGAAAAAGAAG aaggaagaaaagaaaaaatcaaaaagccGAATTTCGCCAGAAAATGACGAAAAATCCGAGAAAAAGCCGAAGAGCAGGCCCAAAAAGAAACTAGTAGATTCCGACGATTCAGATGACGAACCGAAATCAAAAAAAGCACGCCGTCTCTCAAATTCCGAAGAAGAGAAGGAGAATTCGAAAAAAGACGCAGATTCCGATGCTGAAAATAATTCCAAGTctgataacaaaaataaatctgaTTCATCCGAAGACGACGAAGAAAAAgctaaaaagaagaaaaagtcaGATAAAAAGACTAAATCCGACTCGTCTGACAATGAAGAAGAGAAACAGAAAAGGAAGCGAAAGTCTGAATCTAAATCCGAAAAAAGTAAGGACAAATCGACAAAGAGTAAGCAAAAAGTTGGATTCGAAAGGGGTTACCAGGCGGAAAAAATTATTGGAGCTTCAGACACAACAGGGCAGCTCATGTTTTTGATGAAGTGGAAAGGGACCGACGAAACTGATTTAGTTCCTGCTAAAGAAGCCAATGTTAAGTGTCCACAAATCGTGATTCAGTTCTATGAAGAGCGTCTCGCTTGGCACACTCCCGACGAgtcttaa